The Pandoraea vervacti DNA window AGGTCAATGGCGGGCAACTGATGGTGTAGCGTGCGTCGCTGGCGTCGTGCAGCGGGCGCCAGTCGTTTACCTGTCGTTCCCCCGACGTGCGGCGGACAAAGCGGCGCCATTAGTGTGCTTTTCCGCCTGGCATCGCCAGTCATTCACCCGTCGTTCACCGGTCGTATGGCGGGCGAAGCGGCGCATTTGGCGCGTGGCCGAATTCGGCGTCGCAAGTCTTTTCCGGTGCCGCTTCGGAAAATTCCGGATCGGTATCCCTTTGCGGCCCAATCTGGCGCGCAGCAGACCGTCATGGGTTCGCTTCTTGCGCAATTGCTGGCACACTGGCTCCATTCGTCTGCATATGCCCGCCGACATGGTCCGCGGGCTTCACCATGAGGGGCAAATGGAACGCTGTCCGTGGAGCGAAGGCTTCGAACAATACCGTCATTACCACGATCAGGAGTGGGGGGTGCCGCTGCGCGATTCGCGCGAGTTATTCGAGCTGTTGATGCTCGAAGGTGCGCAGGCGGGGTTGTCGTGGTCCACGATTCTCAAAAAGCGCGATACCTACCGTCAGGCATTCCACAATTTCGATCCGGCGCGTATCGCAAAGTACGGTCCCGAGGACGAGGCCCGTTTGATGGCCGATCCCGGCATCGTACGCAACCGCCTGAAAATCAACGGTGTCATCAAGGGCGCTCGCGCGTACCTCGCGATGGAGGCAGCGGGCACCCGTTTCAGCGATTTCGTGTGGCAATTCGTCGGCGGTGAGCCATTGCAAAATCGCTGGACGTCGCTGGGCGAAGTTCCGGCAACGTCCGCCGTATCGGACGCCATGAGCAAAGCGCTCAAGAAGGCGGGGTTTACGTTCGTGGGCTCGACGATCTGCTATTCGTTCATGCAGGCTGCAGGCATGGTGAACGACCACCTGGTCGCGTGCCCGCGGCACAAAGCTGTGAAGGCGCTCGCCGCCAACGAGGCGAAAAACCTCGTGGTTGCGGCGCGCAAACGCCGGGTAGGGGCGCCGTCGGCTACAATCGCGCCTGACGAATCAGGATCTGCCTAATGTTTAGCTACCGCCATGCCTTTCACGCCGGCAACCACGCCGACGTACTGAAACACTTCATCGCCGTTGAATGCATCGATTACATGCGCCAGAAGGACACGGCGTTCTGGTACATCGACACGCACGCCGGCGCGGGCGGCTATTCGCTCGAGGGCAAGTGGGCCGATAAGACGGGCGAGTACGAGACCGGCATCGGCCGCTTGTGGACGCGCGACGATCTGCCGCCCGCACTGGCCGACTATGTTGCGCTGGTGCGCGAGTTCAACCCGGACGGCAAACTGAGCTACTACCCCGGCTCGCCGTATTTCGCCTTGCAGTTGCTGGGCGATCGTGACCGTCTGCGCCTGTTCGAGGCCCATCCGACCGAGCAGGACGTGTTGCGCGAGAACTTCGAGGCGCAGGGCCGCGCGGTGGCACGTCGCACGATGATTTTCGGTGCCGACGGTTTCGCCGGTCTGAAAACGATTTTGCCGCCGGCGCCGCGCCGTGCATTTACGCTGATCGATCCGTCGTATGAAGACAAGCGCGACTACACGCGCACGACACAGACGGTGCAGGAAGGGCTCGACCGCTTCCCGACCGGTATGTACGCGGTGTGGTATCCGCTGGTGCAGCGCCGTGAAGCTGCGCAACTGCCGGAGCGCATGAAGCGACTCACGATCGACGAGAAGCCGATCAAGAACTGGTTGCAGGTCGAACTGAACGTTTGTCACCCGGTGCCCGGAGGCATGGGATTGCACGGCAGCGGCATGTTTATCGTGAACCCGCCATACATGCTGCATGACACGCTCAAGACGACGATGCCATATCTCGTCAAAGCGCTCGGTCAGGACAAGGGGGCGAAATTCCTGCTGGACGGTAAACAGAGCTGAGCGGCTCTGCGGGGCACTCGCCCTTCCGGCGGGGGGATGCCATGCTGATCGTTCTGACGATTGAAGTGGCCGCAAGACGGAGTGGTCAAACGGAGGGCTAAGGTGAGGCTAAGGCGCAGATTGTGCCCGCCACTGCACGCTGCGCCCCGAACGCATCGATGTTCACTTGGTGTGTTGCGGCACTTCATACGGCAGTGACAGCAGTTCATCCGGCGACAGATAACGCCACTCACCAAGCGCCAGATTCCCCATCGGCAAGCCACCAATGGCGATTCTGACCAGCCCTTCGACACGGTTGCCTGCGGCGGCGACCATGCGCTTGACCTGATGGTATTTCCCTTGTGTGATCGTTAGCGCGATTTCGTGAGACGACGGACTCATGACGTCCGTCGCAGCAAGCGTTTCGGTCTCATCGCGCAGCAATACGCCGTCGCGCAATGCCTGCAACATCTCTTCGGTCACCGGATGTTTGGTTGTGGCGACGTATCGCTTGGGGACGTGCCGGCGGGGCGACATCATCGCGTGAAGGAAGGGGCCATCGTCCGAGAGCAGCAGCATGCCGGTTGTGTCCTGATCGAGACGACCGGCGGGCTGCACGCCGCGAACCGCCAGCGGCAGGGGCAGCAACGAATGCACCCCTTCATGGTGCGTCGGACTCGTGGAGCACTCGAAGCCCTCAGGCTTGTTCAGCAGAATGTAGACGTGCTCGCGGTAATCCCACAGCTCGCCATCGAGCGTGAATTGCAGACCCGTCGGGTCCAGCGATTCGCGAGGGTTATCGTGCACAACGCCATCGATGGCGAAAGCGCCGGATTGAACGAGTTTGCGGCACATCTTGCGACTGCCGAAACCCTGAGATTGCAGAATACGTTCGAGCTCGATGATGCTTCTCCGTCAGGCATCGGGATTCAGGCCGCTATTGTAGCGGCCCGCGCCCGACGACGCCCGGCGGCGGGTCAGCCGCCCTGATCGTCCTGCATGGCGCCGCCGAATCGGCGATAGACGAAGCGTGCCGCCCAATCGAGCGCGAACCCCAGTACACCGATCACGAGAATGACGGCAGTCAGTTCCGAATACGCCAGCCGGTCGCGCGTGTCGAGAATGAGATAGCCGAGGCCGGCGTTCACGCCGAGCATTTCCGCCGGCACCAGCACGATCCAGAGAATGCCGATCGCGAGCCGCACGCCGGTGAGCACATGCGCGGCGATGCCCGGCATATAAACGTGCCAGAGCATTTCCCAGCGCGTGGCGGCGAGACTTTCGCCAAGTTGTACCCAGCGCCGGTCGATGTGTGTCACCCCTGCCGACGTACTCATGGCCAGTGGCCAGAGCGCCGCAAACGCCAGCAGAAAATAGACGGCCGGGTCGCCCACGCCGAGCGACATCACGGCAATGGGCATCCATGACAAGGGGGACACCATGCGCAGAAATTGCAGCGACGGTGTCAGGGCCTTATCGAGCCAGCGCACGCGACCAATGAGAAAGCCGAGCGGCACACCCAGCACGATCGCCCACGCGAGGCCCACCGCGATGCGCCGCAAACTCGCGGCAATATGCAGACCCAATTGCTCGTCGCGAATCAAGTCCGGCAGGGCGTAAAGGGCCGCCGTCGGCGAGAACTGCGAGGCGAGCGAGCCGGAGGTCGTGAAAAGCGCGATGCCCAGCCACCAGGTCGCCACGACGCCGGCAAGTCCCGCCAGCCCAAGCCACGCCCGGGCTACGCGCGGGGCGCTCACCGGCGCCGTGGGGCGGGTCGACGGACCTGCGGCGCCGGCAGACGACGCATGCGCGCGATCGGACACAAGATCAGACAACGATGACCTCCTGACGCGTAAAGCCCTCGGGCAGACCGAATGCCTTCATGCCGCCTGCAGCGGCAATGCTCTTCTTGACGAAACGGTCGTCGACGAGATCGCGTGCGACAAACGCCGGGTCGAGCTTGGCGAGGAACTGTGCGTTACCTTCGACCTGCGTTTTCTGCATATGACGAACCAGTGCTTCGGTGTAGCTCGGATACGGGTACGGCTGGAAGTCGATGCGCTTTTCATGCCAGTCGGCATGAAGAATGGCTTTGTCCGCGAGATAGCGACCTTGCTCGGACGCCGCAGGGGCCAACACGCGTTGCAGCACCTGGAACGGATGCGGCGTATAGCGGTTTTCTCCTTCCTTCGAGAGCAGGCGCGCCGCATCTTCCGGGTGCGCGCGCGTCCACGCCTGCGCCTTGACGATGGCGTCGACAACCTTTTGCGACCATTCCGGACGCGAGGTGAGGTCACGCTCGTGCATCGTCACGACGCAGCACGCATGGTTCTTCCACACGTCGCCCGTAAAGCGCAGGATCTTGCCGACCTTGAGGTTCTCTGCGGCCGCATTGAACGGTTCCGCGACGATATATCCGGCGATCTGTTTCGCAGCAAGCGCCGGTGGCATGTCCGACGGGGCCATGACAATGAGATTGACCTCGTTGGCGGCGGGCGCACCGTTTTTCTTGAGCACGGGTGTGAGGCCGTTGGCGGCCAGCAAGCCCTGCAAGACGACATTGTGGATCGAATACCAGAACGGCACGGCGAACGTCTTGCCGCCGAGATCGCTGACCTTGTTGATATCGGGCGCGACCGTCATTGCGCTACCGTTGACGTGGTTCCATGCCACGACCTTCGCTTGTGCCTGGCTGCCGTAGCGCGCCCACACCGTCATGGGCGAGAGCAGGTGCACGACATTGACCTGCCCGGAGAGGAAGGCCTCGATCAATTGCGCCCAGCTTCGCAACAGCGTCGGCTTGTCTGCCTTGATGCCGGCCTGCTCGAAATAGCCGTTGTTGTGGGCAACGAGCAGCGGCGTGGCATCGGTGATCGGCAGGTAACCAATACGCAGCGGGGCATCCGGTTCCGCTGCGGCGCGCGCTGCCGCCGACGCCAGCAACGGTGCGGCACCGGCCACGGTCATCATCGAAGCGAGTTTCAGCCACTCGCGGCGGGAAATTTGGCACATGGTCTGGGAATCCCCGTAAGTTCGGTCGTTGTGACCTATCGTGTTGTGTGAGTGAGCGTCGCATCGCGCGACATCGCGAGCTGCAACGCTTGAAGGATGTC harbors:
- a CDS encoding ABC transporter substrate-binding protein translates to MCQISRREWLKLASMMTVAGAAPLLASAAARAAAEPDAPLRIGYLPITDATPLLVAHNNGYFEQAGIKADKPTLLRSWAQLIEAFLSGQVNVVHLLSPMTVWARYGSQAQAKVVAWNHVNGSAMTVAPDINKVSDLGGKTFAVPFWYSIHNVVLQGLLAANGLTPVLKKNGAPAANEVNLIVMAPSDMPPALAAKQIAGYIVAEPFNAAAENLKVGKILRFTGDVWKNHACCVVTMHERDLTSRPEWSQKVVDAIVKAQAWTRAHPEDAARLLSKEGENRYTPHPFQVLQRVLAPAASEQGRYLADKAILHADWHEKRIDFQPYPYPSYTEALVRHMQKTQVEGNAQFLAKLDPAFVARDLVDDRFVKKSIAAAGGMKAFGLPEGFTRQEVIVV
- a CDS encoding DNA-3-methyladenine glycosylase I, coding for MERCPWSEGFEQYRHYHDQEWGVPLRDSRELFELLMLEGAQAGLSWSTILKKRDTYRQAFHNFDPARIAKYGPEDEARLMADPGIVRNRLKINGVIKGARAYLAMEAAGTRFSDFVWQFVGGEPLQNRWTSLGEVPATSAVSDAMSKALKKAGFTFVGSTICYSFMQAAGMVNDHLVACPRHKAVKALAANEAKNLVVAARKRRVGAPSATIAPDESGSA
- a CDS encoding 23S rRNA (adenine(2030)-N(6))-methyltransferase RlmJ; this translates as MFSYRHAFHAGNHADVLKHFIAVECIDYMRQKDTAFWYIDTHAGAGGYSLEGKWADKTGEYETGIGRLWTRDDLPPALADYVALVREFNPDGKLSYYPGSPYFALQLLGDRDRLRLFEAHPTEQDVLRENFEAQGRAVARRTMIFGADGFAGLKTILPPAPRRAFTLIDPSYEDKRDYTRTTQTVQEGLDRFPTGMYAVWYPLVQRREAAQLPERMKRLTIDEKPIKNWLQVELNVCHPVPGGMGLHGSGMFIVNPPYMLHDTLKTTMPYLVKALGQDKGAKFLLDGKQS
- a CDS encoding pseudouridine synthase, which encodes MELERILQSQGFGSRKMCRKLVQSGAFAIDGVVHDNPRESLDPTGLQFTLDGELWDYREHVYILLNKPEGFECSTSPTHHEGVHSLLPLPLAVRGVQPAGRLDQDTTGMLLLSDDGPFLHAMMSPRRHVPKRYVATTKHPVTEEMLQALRDGVLLRDETETLAATDVMSPSSHEIALTITQGKYHQVKRMVAAAGNRVEGLVRIAIGGLPMGNLALGEWRYLSPDELLSLPYEVPQHTK
- a CDS encoding ABC transporter permease, producing MSDLVSDRAHASSAGAAGPSTRPTAPVSAPRVARAWLGLAGLAGVVATWWLGIALFTTSGSLASQFSPTAALYALPDLIRDEQLGLHIAASLRRIAVGLAWAIVLGVPLGFLIGRVRWLDKALTPSLQFLRMVSPLSWMPIAVMSLGVGDPAVYFLLAFAALWPLAMSTSAGVTHIDRRWVQLGESLAATRWEMLWHVYMPGIAAHVLTGVRLAIGILWIVLVPAEMLGVNAGLGYLILDTRDRLAYSELTAVILVIGVLGFALDWAARFVYRRFGGAMQDDQGG